Proteins from a genomic interval of Lemur catta isolate mLemCat1 chromosome 17, mLemCat1.pri, whole genome shotgun sequence:
- the MATN4 gene encoding matrilin-4, giving the protein MRGLLCWPLLAWLLLLQPWETQLQVAGPRCHTGPLDLVFVIDSSRSVRPFEFETVRQFLVGLLHGLNVGPNATRVGVIQYSSQVQSVFPLGAFSRPEDMERAIRALVPLAQGTMTGLAIQYAMNVAFSVAEGARPPEERVPRVAVIVTDGRPQDRVAEVAAQARARGIEIYAVGVQRADVGSLRAMASHPLDEHVFLVESFDLIQEFGLQFQGRLCGKDLCAEGEHGCQHQCVNSPGTFRCACNPGYKLAPDDKSCLAIDLCAEGTHGCEHHCVNSPGSYFCRCQAGFVLQQDQRSCRAIDHCSFRNHSCQHECVSTLAGPRCHCREGHDLLPDGRSCRVRDLCNGVDHGCEFQCVSEGFSYRCLCPEGRQLQPDGKSCNRCREGHVDLVLLVDGSKSVRPQNFELVKRFVNQIVDFLDVSPDGTRVGLVQFSSRVRTEFPLGRYGTAAEVKQAVLAVEYMERGTMTGLALRHMVEHSFSEAQGARPRALNVPRVGLVFTDGRSQDDISVWAARAKEEGIVMYAVGVGKAVEEELREIASEPAELHVSYSPDFSTMTHLLENLRGSICPEEGISAGTELRSPCECESLVEFQGRTLGALEGLTQNLAQLTARLEDLENQLANQQ; this is encoded by the exons ATGAGGGGCCTTCTTTGCTGGCCACTGCTAGCGTGGCTGCTGCTTCTTCAGCCCTGGGAAACCCAGCTCCAGGTGGCAG GTCCCAGGTGCCACACTGGGCCCCTGGATTTGGTGTTCGTGATTGACAGCTCCCGCAGCGTACGCCCCTTCGAGTTCGAGACAGTGAGGCAGTTCTTGGTGGGCCTCCTCCATGGCCTGAACGTGGGGCCCAACGCCACGCGCGTCGGCGTGATCCAGTATTCGAGTCAAGTGCAAAGCGTCTTCCCGCTCGGCGCCTTTTCGCGCCCCGAGGACATGGAGCGCGCCATTCGCGCCCTGGTGCCGCTGGCTCAGGGCACCATGACCGGGCTGGCAATCCAGTACGCCATGAACGTGGCCTTCAGCGTGGCCGAGGGCGCGCGCCCGCCAGAGGAGCGCGTGCCTCGCGTCGCTGTCATCGTGACAGACGGGCGGCCCCAGGACCGCGTGGCAGAGGTGGCGGCGCAGGCCCGCGCCCGCGGCATTGAAATTTACGCCGTGGGAGTGCAGCGCGCAGATGTGGGCTCCCTGCGTGCCATGGCGTCGCACCCGCTAGACGAGCACGTCTTCCTCGTTGAGTCCTTCGACCTCATCCAGGAGTTTGGCCTGCAGTTCCAAGGCCGGCTGTGTG GGAAGGACCTGTGTGCTGAGGGGGAACATGGCTGCCAGCACCAATGTGTCAACTCCCCAGGCACGTTCCGCTGCGCCTGCAACCCTGGCTACAAGCTGGCACCAGATGACAAGAGCTGTTTGG CTATTGACCTGTGCGCTGAAGGGACCCATGGATGTGAGCACCACTGTGTCAATTCCCCGGGCTCCTATTTCTGTCGCTGCCAAGCTGGCTTTGTACTCCAGCAGGACCAGAGGAGCTGCAGGG CCATTGACCACTGCAGCTTCAGGAACCATAGCTGTCAGCACGAATGTGTTAGCACCCTTGCTGGGCCACGGTGCCACTGCAGAGAGGGCCACGACTTGCTGCCTGATGGAAGGAGCTGTCGGG TCCGGGACCTTTGCAATGGCGTGGACCATGGCTGCGAGTTCCAGTGTGTAAGTGAGGGCTTCTCCTACCGCTGCCTGTGCCCTGAGGGGAGGCAGCTTCAGCCAGACGGCAAGAGCTGCAACC GATGCCGAGAAGGCCACGTGGACCTAGTTCTGCTCGTGGATGGCTCCAAGAGCGTGCGCCCGCAGAACTTTGAGCTGGTGAAGCGCTTCGTGAACCAGATCGTAGACTTCCTGGATGTGTCCCCTGATGGCACTCGGGTGGGGCTGGTGCAGTTCTCCAGCCGCGTGCGCACCGAGTTCCCGCTGGGCCGCTACGGCACCGCAGCCGAGGTGAAGCAGGCGGTCCTCGCCGTGGAGTACATGGAGCGCGGTACCATGACAGGGCTGGCGCTGCGGCACATGGTGGAGCACAGCTTCTCCGAGGCGCAGGGCGCACGGCCTCGTGCCCTCAACGTGCCTCGCGTTGGCCTGGTCTTCACCGACGGCCGCTCCCAAGATGACATCTCGGTGTGGGCAGCGCGCGCCAAGGAGGAAG GCATCGTCATGTACGCCGTGGGCGTGGGCAAGGCCGTGGAGGAAGAGCTGCGTGAGATCGCCTCGGAGCCAGCCGAGCTGCACGTGTCCTACTCCCCGGACTTCAGCACCATGACGCACCTGCTGGAGAACCTCAGAGGCAGCATCTGCCCAG AGGAGGGCATCAGCGCGGGGACAGAGCTCCGGAGCCCGTGCGAATGCGAAAGCCTCGTGGAGTTCCAGGGCCGCACGCTGGGGGCGCTCGAGGGCCTGACGCAGAACC TGGCCCAGCTGACGGCGCGCCTGGAGGATCTGGAGAACCAGCTGGCCAACCAGCAGTGA